The genomic region CGGTGTTTATTTCATCATAGAACGTAAGCGACTTATCGGGACTTGCAATTACCTTTGTCCGCAGCGTCGTCAGCCCGAAAATACCTACTTTAAGGCCGTTAAAATTTTTTATTATGTAAGGTTTAACGAGATAGTTTTTACCCTGCTTTATATTTGCGCTCAGCCACGGGAATTTGGATATTTTTATCTGCTTTAAGAGTTTTTCAAGCGTTCCGTCGAACTCGTGGTTTCCCAAAGCTACCGCGTCGTAGCCCATAGCGTTATAGGCCATTATGTCGGGTTCAGCGGCAAACATATTTGAAACTGCCATTCCCGTATTCACGTCGCCCGCATCCAAAACAAGGATGTCGCTTCCCGTTTTTTGAGCTTCGGCGCGCTGCATTTTAATAAAAGTAGCGCGTTCTGCAAGACCGCCTTGTCCTATTCCCTCTTTGTCTTTACGCGACAAAACGGATCCGTGATGGTCGTTAGTGTGAAGTATAACCAGCTTTTGCTCGGCCCCGGAAGAGATCTTTGAGCTTGCGCAGCCGGTAAAAAACAGCGCCGCCGCCGCAAATACGGCAAACACCTTCCCCGTGTTTTTTATGACTTTCATATATCCTCCAGATATGATTTCATTAGTACTATTATGACCCACAAATAAGCGATGTCAAGGTTTAAAAGCCGCCGCTAAATAGTCGCTTTTATATATTTTGCCGCCGTCCATGGCGGTGCTTGAATTTCGAGTTTGCTGCACAAACGCCGCTTATCAGCTGCGCGCAAAGAACACACTAATTGCCCGGTAAAAATTCTCAAGCCGCAAAGACAAAATATCAAGTTGTGCTTCGTTCTACGATCGCAGGACAGATCATTATTTTTTTATTTACTCTTTCGCCTTTTAAAACTTCAATAAGATTACGCACGGCTATAAGACTTGTGTCATAAAGCATATTATCCAAAGAAGTGAGGGCCGGATTGCTTATCTCCGCGTGCCTTGAGTTATTGATCCCTACAACGGCTACATCTTTCGGGATTTCCACTTTCATATCATAAAGCGCGTGCAATCCTATTAGGGCAAGAAAATCTTCCGCATAAAGCAGCGCATCCGTTTCGGGTTTTTCCTTAAGAAGTTTTACGGTCGCTTTAAAAATATCCTCTATGGCATCTCCCGCTTCTATGACCGTCTTACTGCCGTTACCGATAAATTTATCAAAACCTTCGTTAAATCCTGCAAGTTTATTATAATTGCTTGGAGTATAATGGTTGGTTATAAAGGCTATGTTTTTGCACCCTTTATCCGCAAAAAGTTTTACACAATCACAGACCCCCGAACGCTCGTCAGCTATAACTCCGTATATGTTTTGCCCGTCAAGATAACCGTTGCATATCGCAACGGGAACATGAGGAATGTTTACCATTATTGCATTTTGAACCGTTTCATTTTGATAAATCGATCCCATTAACACTACGGCTTCAACTTTTTTTTGACCTAAAAGGCGGATATATTCAGCCTGATTTTCAGGATCGGTGCCGGTATTGTATATTAAACAGGAATAGCCGTTTTTAGAAAATTCCTGTTCCACATAATATACTCCGTCAGTGTGATGGGTAGTCCTTATATCCGCTATAAGAATGCCTATCATCTTTGTAGCCTGATTTACCAAGTTTCTGGCCGTTTCATTAGGCACATAATTACATTCGCTGAGGACTCTTAATACCTTTGCCCTTGTTCCTTTTTTAACAAAAGGGTAATTATTTATTACTCTTGATACCGTCGAGGCCGAAACTTCCGCCATTTTTGCAATTTTATAGATCGTCACTTCCGACATATTTTTCCTGAATTCGATTGCAAGTATTTCTGAAATTATTATCACACGGTTTTAGATATAACGCAACAAAAAAAGGCCGTCTTTGAAGAACTCTTTTGTCTTCAAGACAGCCTTTTCAAGCTCAAATAAGAAATAATAATTAGCGGGAATAGTATTCTATGACCAGCTGATCGTTTATTTCTACCGGCAATTCCGCTCTCAGCGGCATTCTTGCCAATTTTCCGCTGAGCTTTTCTTCGTCTCTTTCGATGTACGGAAGATTAAAACGCGCCGTTCCCAAAAAGTTGGTTTTAAAAGTTTCGATCTTCTGCGATTTTTCCCGCAAAGAGATCACGTCTCCTTCTTTTACCAAATAAGAAGGGATGTCCACTTTTTTCCCGTTTACAAGAACGTGTCCGTGGTTTACCACCTGACGAGCCATGCGGATGGAATTGGCAAAACCTATGCGGTAAACAAGGTTGTCAAGACGGCATTCCAGAGTAATCAAAAGCAGGTCGCCCGTCCTTTGTCCTTTTTTTATTTTTGCCTTGTCATAATAGTTACGCAATTGTTTTTCAAAAATTCCGTAATAAGCTTTTACCTTCTGTTTTTCAATAAGTTGTCTGCCGTATTCCGATTCCTTGTGTCTTTTCTGAAAAGCGGGATCTTTTGCTCTGTCAAGAGCTTTAGGGTGACCGCATGTGTTTACGCCCAATCGGCGACATTCCTTAAAACGAGGGCCTCTTCGTGTTGCCATAGTTATAAGTCCTTTTATCGTTGCTTTTACAAGCAGTAATTTGCCGCGGTACTTAGTATTGAGGATATAGTACCAATTATGATAAATATTACATTTTACTTGACATTTGTCAATGCGGCTTTTTGAATGATATACTGAAACAATGCAAAAACTCTTCTTTTATATAATATTCGTTTTTACCTTAACGGGATTTATTTCCTGTAAAAAAGAAACAGTTGAAAACGGCAAACAGATTGTGCTTAGATTTTCAGAACCCATGCCTTCCGAGCACCCAAGCGCCGCAGCAAGCTCATATTTTGCGGACATCGTAAAACAAAGAAGCGGCCAAAGAATAAACATAAAAATTTATTTTAACGGTCAGCTCGGTACTCAAGAAGAAGTTTTGGATCAAATACAATTTGCGGGAATTGACATAGGGCGCGTTAATATTTCTTTTTTACTTGAAAAAGTTCAATCTTTTTCATTAAAATTTCAAGAGCTTATGTATGCGTCGCCGAAGGAAATCGCTTCTTATTTTCAGGAAAATCAAACTTTTCTGACTTTCGAGTGTCAAACCGAAAAACTGATCCCCTTGGGAACACTGCATCCGGATTTAAGATGTTTTTACAGCGATTCTACGCTTATTCCTTCGGTTTCGGAATTAAAGAAAAGACGAATAGGCATTTTTGAAAACAGGATTTTAACTTTTGCAATAAAAAAACTTGAAGCCGTTCCCGTAAATATAATATCGGCGGACATATACGGCTCTCTCATAAACGGCTATATGGACGCAAGGGAAGCCGCCCTTTGCGATTTTTTGATCGGCGACGAATATCCGTTTATTAACTATGTTCTTATAACGCCGTATATTTCGCTTCCGGATCTTTTTATAATGAGCGCCGAAGTTTTTTCGGATTTTTCAAGCACGGACAAAGATCTTTTAATTAAATGCGCCGAAGATGCGGGTAAGTACTATGTTTATCGACAAAAACAATTTTTAGAAAACAAACTTCCCGCGTTGGAAAAAGAAAAAACCGTTTATGAGGACTTTATAAAATGAATGTTAAAAAAATCTTCAAAAGACTTGTTTTTTCAGTAGGTTTAAAAATAAACATTATCCTCGCAGGGATCATGGTCTTTTATTTTATTTCAACCGTAATAAATCAATATTATTTCGACTCATATTCAAATTCATACGATAATCAGCTTTCTTATTTTTATTCTATCCAAGAAATGAAAGAGTGTTTTTCAAAAAGCAGACGCTCCCTTTCAAATTATTTAAAAACGGGAAACCGCTCTCAGCTTTCGGAATACAACGATTCGATAACGCTGACAAATAAAATAATTCTTGAATTAAGCGACAGATCTCAGGACGACGAATCTTACTTTTTGCTGCAAAGCATGAGGAAGGTTCACAATATTTATTTCAGCGAAGGCTGCCGGGCGTCTTTTTTTTATAACATGGGAAACTACGACTACTACGGCAGACTGTATTATTCGGAAAAAATACAGGCTTATCTGCAGTCCTATGCGGACGAACTTTTAAAACTGTCTCTCACAAACACTTCGGAAAAAACCGAAACTATTATCCGCAACATAAAAGTTCTTAAAATTTACACAATGTTTTTTATTTTTATAATTATCGCCGTGGACATTCTATTTCATTGGTATGTTTCTTCAGCTTTGACAAAACCGCTGTCTTTACTTGTAAAACAGGCGCAAGGGGTTTCGTCCGGCAATTTCGATATTCAGGTTCCTGTTAAAAATCCTAAAAATTCCGTCGGAGTTTTGATAACGGCCTTTAACAATATGGTCAGCGATGTAAAAAAGAACGTCGAATATCAAAAACTTCTCAGCCAGGCAACTTTTTTAGCTTTACAAGCGCAAACCAATCCTCATTTTTTATTCAATACGCTGAACAGCATAAGCAGAACAATTTCTTTAAACAAAAAAGAAATCGCTTTACAAATGATAGAATCTCTTTCGCTTTTGCTAAGATACAGCCTTTCGGAAAGCGGAACACCCGTATCTTTTCAGGAAGAGCTTGAAATTACGGAAGAGTACATAAAAATTCAAAAACTTCGTTTCGGCGGCCGTATAACATATAAATCAAATGTTTCTAAAGAAATCGCTTACAATCTTCTGCTGCCCAAATTAACATTACAGCCGCTCGTAGAAAACGCGATCATCCACGGCCTTGAACCTAAAGAAAAAGGAGGAAAGATCGTTATTTCCGTTTCAAAACGAAAAGGCTATGCTTTGCTGCGGATCTTTGACAACGGAATAGGAATGTCGAAAGAAAAACTTAACGAAGCCCTTAACGCAAATCCCGTAAGCTCCAAACGGATAGGCCTTGCAAACACAAAAAAACGTTTGGAAATATTTGCAGAGCAAAAAGGCGGGAACAGAGTTTTTGACATTTTTACCCGCAAAACTGAAAAAGAATCTTGGACAATGATCCAAATCAGACTTAAAATTATGCAGGAAGAAAAATGACGTACAGTATTCTTTTGGCGGACGATGAAGAACTTGAACGCGAAGCACTGAAGCTTTTTATAGAAGAAGCAAAGCTTCCTATAAACAAGATCATCGAAGCTGAAAACGGAAACATGATAGTAGACAAAGCTTTAAATGAAAAGCCCGACATCATTATTCTTGATATAAACATGCCGGGAAAGACAGGGCTTGAAGCTTTAAAAATAATCCGCGAACAAAAAAATCATTCAAAAGTAATCGTTTCAACCGCTTTCAGCAAAATCGACAACGCCATCGACGCCATTCATCTCGGCGTAGTGGATTTTCTGATCAAGCCCGTATCGCAGCAAATCTTTATTGAAAGTCTAAAAAAGACAATAGAAACCCTGAACGATGAAAAAAACTTAAGCACGGCAAAAAACACAAAAGACAACACGGACGGCGCCACAATAAACGAACCGGATATGGTAAAAAAGGTCTGCGCATATATAGAAACCAACTATTCAAAAAAGATAAGTTTAAATGATATCGCCGATCATTGCGGCTACAGTAAATTTCATCTGTCCAGAATATTTAAAGCCAACAAAGATATTACCGTCATAGATTATCTTATTTCTCAACGCATACAAATTTCAAAAAAGTTATTGTTAGACACAAACGACAGCGTTAAACAGATAAGCGCTCAAGTCGGATTTTCCGATCCGAACTATTTTACGTGGACATTTAAAAAACTGGAAGGCGTTTCTCCCATGCAATACAGAGCGATCAAACTGTCCAAAAGCTGACGTGTCTTCGCCGAAAGCTGAGATTTTTGTCCCGCCTCAACCACCCTGCGCTTTTTAAGCAAAAAATTATAGACTTTCCGCAATATCTTATAGTGTGAAATTGAAATTTCCGTTGTACCATAAAATTCATAAAAGCTTTTATTTAGGAGGAATCTATGAAAAAAATTTTATGGTTTACGCTTTTTGCCGCAGCTATGACTTCTCTTGTTTTCTCGAGCGGATCGAGCGATTCCGCAAAGTCGGAAAAAACGACAAAAAACAAAGTTTACACTATGCAGATCGGACATGCGCAGCCGGTAGAAAACCCCCGCCATGTTTCCCTTACGGCTTTCAAAAAAATCGTTGAAGAAAAAACAAACGGAGGCGTTAAAGTAGAACTTTATCCGGCAGGACAGCTTGGAACGGAAAAAGAAATGCTCGAACAAGCCTGCTCGGGCGTAATTCAGGGCTTCCGCGGCGGACAGATGGACTTTTTGCCCAAGCTGCTCGTTTTCTCTCTTCCCTTCCTTTGTGAAAATTCCGATCAGATTACGCGCCTTATGTCTTCCGACCTTGCGCGTGAAATGTGCAAAGGTTCACAAAAAGACGGCGTTCTTATCTTAGGCCTTTGCGACGCCGGCGGGTTCCGCCAGTTTTCAAACAATAAGCGCCCGATTAAAAGCCCCAAAGACCTCGTAGGGTTAAAAATGCGCACAAACGGCATGGACACGATCGACAAGACATTTAAAGCTATGGGAGCTTCAACCGTCGCCGTTCCCTATGCGGATCTTTACATGGCTCTTAAAACGGGCGTCGCCGACGGACAGGAAAATCCGTGGGTAAACGTAAAGGGCATGAAATTTTATGAAGTACAAAAATATTTTACTGTCATTAACTATCAATTCCATCCGGATCCTTTTTACGTAAACCTCGAATGGTGGAATTCTCTTCCGGCCGATTATCAAAAAGTAATTCAGGAAGCGGCTAACGAAAGCTTTAAGGTAAACAACAAAGCAATCGCCGATATGCAGCAATCCGCGCTCGACACGGTCAAAGCGAATGCGGAAGTTTACTTTCCTACTGCGGAAGAAATGGCCGAATTCAAAAAAGCGACGGAAGTCGTCTACAAGCAGTACCTTTCGTCCGGAATGCTGACGCAAAGCGAACTTGATAAAATGCGTGCCATTGTTGCGGGAAAATAAATTGATTTTCCAAACCTGAGCCTGTCCAGAGCTTCAGCTTTTGGACGGCGCAGGGTTGGATTTTAACGTAATAAATCAGGAGAGCGCACAGATGTTTACAAAGATTCGTTTTGCCGTATATAAAGTTTTTATAGGCATAGGAATTTTTTCCGTCGCCTTGATGGCGGGCTGTGTTATTTTTTCCGTTTTTGCCCGCTACATTTTCAGCCTTTCGTTTAAAGAACTTGAAGAATTTACAACAACGGTTTTTGCGTTTACCACATTTTGGGGAATGACTGTTTGCTTCGTTGAAAACGAACACGTCTGGATCGATTCATTCTATAATCTGTTTCCGTCTTCTATAAAAAAAATATCCAAATTTATCAGTTTTATAATTACTATCTGTGTTTTATTTATAATGATGAAATTCGGTTACAGATATGCAATAAAATTCGGTCATCAAATTTCTTCGGGAATGGAAATTCCGTACGTATGGCTGTATGGAATTATTCCCGTCGGATGTTTTACTTCATTAATTGTCGTAATTTTGCAATTTATCGAATTTATAAAATCCTTATTCCGTAAAAAAACTAAGGAGGCCTGATTACTATGGCAATGATATTTCTTTTAGTTTTTCTGATCATTTTTGCCATTCTCGGTACGCCGCTTGCGTTTTCAATCGGGGCTTCGTGTTTAACATATATCAATTCGTTTAACCCGAACTTTCTTCAAATGCTGCCTCAGAGAGTTTGGGGCGGAGTTTTCAGCTTTGTTATGGTAGCGATGCCTTTATTCATGCTTGCAGGAGAGCTCATGAACACGGGCGGAATTACAAAGAGAATCGTGGATTTCAGCATGTATTTGGTACGCCCCATTAACGGCGGTTTCGGCGAAGTAAATGTCATCGCAAGCATGATCTTCGGCGGAATTTCAGGATCTTCCGTCGCGGATACTTCCGCCCTAGGATCCATTGAAATTCCGGCTATGGAACAGCGCGGCTATCCTCCGAAATTTGCGGCGGGCGTTACGGTTGCGTCGTCCACGATGGGAATGATAATCCCGCCCAGCGTGCCGATGCTTGTTTACGCAATGATTTCGGGTGCTTCCGTCGGAAAGCTGTTTATCGCAGGTCTGGTTCCCGGAGTTCTCATAGGGCTTTCGCAACTGACAACGGTTTACGTCCTTTCGGTCAAACACGGCTATCACCCCAAAAAAGAACCTTTTAACTTTAGAGATTTTGTTCATAGCGTAATTTTCGGTCTTCCTGCAATACTGATGCCGCTGGTTATTGTCCTGTTTGTAAGTTTCGGAATTTGTACTGCAAGCGAATCCGCCGGTATCGCCGTTTTGTATTCTCTTGTCTTAGGGTTCTTCGTTTATCACGAACTTACGGTAAAAGACGTCATAGTCGCCTTAAAAAAGACATTGATTTCTTCGAGTTCCGTGATGATCATCATCGGCTTTACCACAATCTTTACATGGCTTTTAACGATGGCAAACGTACCGTCTACAATCGCAAGTTTTTTCTTAAGCATGCACCTTCCGGTTTGGGGTTATGCTTTGCTTTTTGACGTACTTATCCTTTTGATCGGAA from Treponema parvum harbors:
- a CDS encoding LacI family DNA-binding transcriptional regulator, which encodes MIIISEILAIEFRKNMSEVTIYKIAKMAEVSASTVSRVINNYPFVKKGTRAKVLRVLSECNYVPNETARNLVNQATKMIGILIADIRTTHHTDGVYYVEQEFSKNGYSCLIYNTGTDPENQAEYIRLLGQKKVEAVVLMGSIYQNETVQNAIMVNIPHVPVAICNGYLDGQNIYGVIADERSGVCDCVKLFADKGCKNIAFITNHYTPSNYNKLAGFNEGFDKFIGNGSKTVIEAGDAIEDIFKATVKLLKEKPETDALLYAEDFLALIGLHALYDMKVEIPKDVAVVGINNSRHAEISNPALTSLDNMLYDTSLIAVRNLIEVLKGERVNKKIMICPAIVERSTT
- the rpsD gene encoding 30S ribosomal protein S4; the encoded protein is MATRRGPRFKECRRLGVNTCGHPKALDRAKDPAFQKRHKESEYGRQLIEKQKVKAYYGIFEKQLRNYYDKAKIKKGQRTGDLLLITLECRLDNLVYRIGFANSIRMARQVVNHGHVLVNGKKVDIPSYLVKEGDVISLREKSQKIETFKTNFLGTARFNLPYIERDEEKLSGKLARMPLRAELPVEINDQLVIEYYSR
- the dctP gene encoding TRAP transporter substrate-binding protein DctP, whose translation is MQKLFFYIIFVFTLTGFISCKKETVENGKQIVLRFSEPMPSEHPSAAASSYFADIVKQRSGQRINIKIYFNGQLGTQEEVLDQIQFAGIDIGRVNISFLLEKVQSFSLKFQELMYASPKEIASYFQENQTFLTFECQTEKLIPLGTLHPDLRCFYSDSTLIPSVSELKKRRIGIFENRILTFAIKKLEAVPVNIISADIYGSLINGYMDAREAALCDFLIGDEYPFINYVLITPYISLPDLFIMSAEVFSDFSSTDKDLLIKCAEDAGKYYVYRQKQFLENKLPALEKEKTVYEDFIK
- a CDS encoding sensor histidine kinase — translated: MNVKKIFKRLVFSVGLKINIILAGIMVFYFISTVINQYYFDSYSNSYDNQLSYFYSIQEMKECFSKSRRSLSNYLKTGNRSQLSEYNDSITLTNKIILELSDRSQDDESYFLLQSMRKVHNIYFSEGCRASFFYNMGNYDYYGRLYYSEKIQAYLQSYADELLKLSLTNTSEKTETIIRNIKVLKIYTMFFIFIIIAVDILFHWYVSSALTKPLSLLVKQAQGVSSGNFDIQVPVKNPKNSVGVLITAFNNMVSDVKKNVEYQKLLSQATFLALQAQTNPHFLFNTLNSISRTISLNKKEIALQMIESLSLLLRYSLSESGTPVSFQEELEITEEYIKIQKLRFGGRITYKSNVSKEIAYNLLLPKLTLQPLVENAIIHGLEPKEKGGKIVISVSKRKGYALLRIFDNGIGMSKEKLNEALNANPVSSKRIGLANTKKRLEIFAEQKGGNRVFDIFTRKTEKESWTMIQIRLKIMQEEK
- a CDS encoding response regulator transcription factor yields the protein MTYSILLADDEELEREALKLFIEEAKLPINKIIEAENGNMIVDKALNEKPDIIILDINMPGKTGLEALKIIREQKNHSKVIVSTAFSKIDNAIDAIHLGVVDFLIKPVSQQIFIESLKKTIETLNDEKNLSTAKNTKDNTDGATINEPDMVKKVCAYIETNYSKKISLNDIADHCGYSKFHLSRIFKANKDITVIDYLISQRIQISKKLLLDTNDSVKQISAQVGFSDPNYFTWTFKKLEGVSPMQYRAIKLSKS
- a CDS encoding TRAP transporter substrate-binding protein, which codes for MKKILWFTLFAAAMTSLVFSSGSSDSAKSEKTTKNKVYTMQIGHAQPVENPRHVSLTAFKKIVEEKTNGGVKVELYPAGQLGTEKEMLEQACSGVIQGFRGGQMDFLPKLLVFSLPFLCENSDQITRLMSSDLAREMCKGSQKDGVLILGLCDAGGFRQFSNNKRPIKSPKDLVGLKMRTNGMDTIDKTFKAMGASTVAVPYADLYMALKTGVADGQENPWVNVKGMKFYEVQKYFTVINYQFHPDPFYVNLEWWNSLPADYQKVIQEAANESFKVNNKAIADMQQSALDTVKANAEVYFPTAEEMAEFKKATEVVYKQYLSSGMLTQSELDKMRAIVAGK
- a CDS encoding TRAP transporter small permease codes for the protein MFTKIRFAVYKVFIGIGIFSVALMAGCVIFSVFARYIFSLSFKELEEFTTTVFAFTTFWGMTVCFVENEHVWIDSFYNLFPSSIKKISKFISFIITICVLFIMMKFGYRYAIKFGHQISSGMEIPYVWLYGIIPVGCFTSLIVVILQFIEFIKSLFRKKTKEA
- a CDS encoding TRAP transporter large permease; this encodes MAMIFLLVFLIIFAILGTPLAFSIGASCLTYINSFNPNFLQMLPQRVWGGVFSFVMVAMPLFMLAGELMNTGGITKRIVDFSMYLVRPINGGFGEVNVIASMIFGGISGSSVADTSALGSIEIPAMEQRGYPPKFAAGVTVASSTMGMIIPPSVPMLVYAMISGASVGKLFIAGLVPGVLIGLSQLTTVYVLSVKHGYHPKKEPFNFRDFVHSVIFGLPAILMPLVIVLFVSFGICTASESAGIAVLYSLVLGFFVYHELTVKDVIVALKKTLISSSSVMIIIGFTTIFTWLLTMANVPSTIASFFLSMHLPVWGYALLFDVLILLIGTFIDVSPAILLLTPILLPIMQEIGISDLQFGAMIITGLAIGLVTPPVGMCLNACNKINRMPIIEIFKGALPFIICNVIVLLAISLFPVLTTWLPSVISY